The Achromobacter deleyi genome has a window encoding:
- a CDS encoding arylesterase: MRLFSRLLLVSAVAIAVVAPAHAQTAAAAQGSSPRTVLVVGDSLSAEYGIKRGTGWVPLLSARVSEQYPKFQVVNASISGDTTSGGVARLPALLRQHSPAVVVLELGANDALRGLPLNMTEQNLRAMTQAARKADAQVLIVGMQIPPNYGRDYAQRFAQLFPTVAKDENARLVPFLMEGIATNRAMFQADGIHPNEDAQPQLLDNVWPTLRPLLN, translated from the coding sequence ATGCGCCTATTTTCCCGTCTGCTTCTAGTGTCCGCTGTGGCGATCGCCGTGGTGGCGCCCGCCCACGCTCAGACCGCTGCCGCGGCCCAGGGTTCCTCGCCGCGCACCGTGCTGGTGGTTGGCGACAGCCTGTCCGCCGAATATGGCATCAAGCGCGGCACGGGCTGGGTGCCCTTGCTCTCCGCAAGGGTTTCCGAACAATACCCGAAGTTCCAGGTCGTCAACGCCAGCATCAGCGGCGACACGACCAGCGGCGGCGTGGCCCGCCTGCCGGCGCTGCTGCGGCAGCACTCGCCGGCCGTGGTGGTGCTGGAGCTGGGTGCCAATGACGCGCTGCGCGGCCTGCCGCTGAACATGACCGAACAGAACCTGCGCGCCATGACCCAGGCCGCGCGCAAGGCCGATGCCCAGGTGCTGATCGTCGGCATGCAGATTCCGCCGAACTACGGCCGGGACTACGCCCAGCGCTTCGCCCAGCTGTTTCCTACGGTCGCCAAAGACGAAAACGCCCGGCTCGTGCCATTCCTGATGGAAGGAATTGCAACGAACCGGGCGATGTTCCAGGCTGACGGCATCCATCCGAACGAGGATGCCCAGCCTCAATTGCTGGACAATGTGTGGCCGACGCTGCGGCCACTGTTGAATTAG
- a CDS encoding DMT family transporter — translation MTPADTGRPRPGASAARGPMFGVLLLVLSMWTLSCLDASGKWVMNAGVPLLVLSWFRYAIHLVLVLALVLPTRGLRVLRSNKPREQLIRGGSMFLATLMFFTTLSYIPQAEATAINFLAPLLVLSLAPWILKEPARLSRFVAAGIAFVGVIIVIRPGGGLHPIGTIFGLLTACCFAAQFIATRRVAGDDPFTSLIWSGAVGTACLTLALPFILPPALPVLQALSPLDWVLLISTGITGCVGHLFQIAAYRRAPASTLAPFIYLQIISATSVGWLVWGHFPDPLTWLGIAIICASGMGIGLLEWRRSRIQGAALARPASR, via the coding sequence ATGACCCCGGCCGATACCGGTCGCCCGCGCCCCGGCGCGTCCGCCGCGCGCGGCCCGATGTTCGGGGTGCTGCTGCTGGTGCTGTCGATGTGGACGCTGTCCTGTCTGGACGCCAGCGGCAAATGGGTCATGAACGCCGGCGTGCCCTTGCTGGTGCTGTCGTGGTTCCGCTATGCGATCCATCTGGTGCTGGTGCTGGCCCTGGTGCTGCCCACCCGCGGCCTGCGGGTGCTGCGCAGCAACAAGCCGCGCGAACAGCTTATCCGCGGCGGCTCGATGTTCCTGGCCACGCTCATGTTCTTCACGACGCTGAGCTACATTCCGCAGGCCGAGGCCACGGCCATCAACTTCCTGGCGCCGCTGCTGGTGCTGTCGCTGGCGCCCTGGATCCTCAAGGAACCCGCCCGCCTGTCGCGCTTCGTCGCGGCCGGCATTGCCTTCGTCGGCGTGATCATCGTGATCCGCCCGGGCGGCGGGCTGCACCCGATCGGAACGATATTTGGCCTGCTGACGGCCTGCTGCTTTGCCGCGCAATTCATCGCGACCCGGCGCGTGGCGGGCGACGACCCGTTCACTTCGCTGATCTGGAGCGGCGCGGTGGGCACGGCCTGCCTCACGCTAGCCCTGCCCTTCATCCTGCCGCCCGCCCTGCCGGTGCTGCAGGCCTTGAGCCCCCTGGACTGGGTCCTGCTGATTTCCACCGGCATCACGGGCTGCGTGGGCCATCTGTTCCAGATCGCCGCCTACCGCCGTGCCCCCGCCTCCACGCTGGCGCCGTTCATCTACCTGCAGATCATCAGCGCCACCTCGGTGGGCTGGCTGGTCTGGGGCCATTTTCCCGATCCGCTGACCTGGCTGGGCATTGCCATCATCTGCGCCAGCGGCATGGGCATCGGACTGCTCGAATGGCGCCGCAGCCGCATCCAGGGCGCCGCCCTGGCCCGCCCAGCCTCCCGCTGA
- a CDS encoding ABC transporter substrate-binding protein — translation MQLKHLLQYSVLAAALATGAAHAQNVVLYSSNNTETIETALEAVKQKSPKLNVQPVTGGTGTMMKRIEAESQNPRGDLFWSGGFGTLGAYRQHLQPYRPADLDKIPAQFRGPDDLWVGTNVHVMVMMVNERQLKGLPAPATWSDLMQPQWKNKFAITDPSKSGTAYMLVYGLYKQFGQEGLDKIAANAVITASSGTTYKGVAAGEYAVGMTLEYAAQEYVAGGQKEIKLVYPAEGSYLAPEGMFIIKGAKNMDAAKALYDGLLSKESQEAQLVKNFRRPTRTDVAVASLTTLPDLKTIKIFPVSQEAAATEYEAVVTAWNQAVAKSK, via the coding sequence ATGCAACTCAAGCACCTCCTTCAGTACAGCGTCCTGGCCGCGGCCCTGGCAACGGGCGCCGCGCACGCGCAGAACGTCGTGCTCTATTCGTCCAACAACACGGAAACCATCGAGACCGCGCTGGAGGCGGTGAAGCAGAAGTCGCCCAAGCTCAATGTGCAGCCGGTCACCGGCGGCACGGGCACGATGATGAAGCGCATCGAGGCGGAATCGCAGAACCCGCGCGGCGACCTGTTCTGGAGCGGCGGCTTCGGCACGCTGGGCGCCTATCGCCAGCACCTGCAGCCCTACCGCCCCGCCGACCTGGACAAGATCCCGGCGCAATTCCGCGGGCCAGACGACCTGTGGGTTGGCACGAACGTGCATGTCATGGTGATGATGGTCAACGAACGCCAGCTCAAGGGCTTGCCCGCTCCGGCCACCTGGTCCGACCTGATGCAGCCGCAGTGGAAGAACAAGTTCGCCATCACCGATCCGTCCAAGAGCGGCACCGCCTACATGCTGGTGTATGGCCTGTACAAGCAGTTCGGCCAGGAAGGCCTGGACAAGATCGCGGCCAATGCCGTCATCACGGCGTCGTCGGGCACGACCTACAAGGGCGTCGCGGCAGGCGAATATGCCGTGGGCATGACGCTGGAATACGCCGCGCAGGAATACGTGGCCGGCGGCCAGAAGGAAATCAAGCTGGTGTACCCGGCCGAAGGCAGCTATCTTGCGCCCGAGGGCATGTTCATCATCAAGGGCGCCAAGAACATGGATGCCGCCAAAGCCCTGTACGACGGTCTCTTGAGCAAGGAATCCCAGGAAGCCCAGCTGGTGAAGAACTTCCGCCGCCCCACCCGCACGGACGTGGCCGTGGCCAGCCTGACCACGCTGCCGGACTTGAAGACCATCAAGATCTTCCCGGTCAGCCAGGAAGCCGCCGCCACCGAATACGAGGCCGTGGTGACGGCCTGGAACCAGGCCGTCGCGAAGTCCAAGTAA
- a CDS encoding ABC transporter permease, which produces MKIKWWPWGILTAISLVLLLFFVLYPLGVLFGNSITGQDGGFSLEGFKALLADSQYLEAFGNTLILGLAVTTCTVLVGVPFAYMVARYDFPLKNLVAILPVLTIVIPEIIVGQSWLLILGNNGILTNLLGDAGISLPSFYGWTGMLFSMTLVYYTYIYLGVLAALRGFDGQLEEAGLSLGTPPFLTKLRVLVPVLLPAVLVNALVVFTLVVGNFALAMLLGSRVPLLSVMTYNTFVSEMGGSPTLQSAMSVVSIAIVAIVLFFQKRVVERKVYTMTQGRAPAAVRVRSWTALLYTSGVGLVILISMLPLIVVFIAAFTKTSGPVMQWGQWSLASMQRALHGAPEPILNSLKFASLATVLGVAFAVLVSYLTIKKRSSFTQVLDYIVVLPLTISGTVLGIALVQTFNTGWLVLAGTSGIMVLCYTVRRLPFAVRNASSVLFNIPDSIEEASISLGVSPLMTFFKVILPAMKASIISAAILMWLTTISELSASIVAYSGGLETMPIAIFRQVDGGRLGMASAYGAALVTVIVLPIIVSVKAFRIKLFSGK; this is translated from the coding sequence ATGAAAATCAAATGGTGGCCCTGGGGCATCCTGACCGCGATCAGCCTGGTCCTGCTGCTGTTCTTCGTGCTGTATCCGCTGGGCGTGCTCTTCGGCAACAGCATCACCGGACAGGACGGCGGCTTCTCGCTGGAGGGATTCAAGGCCCTGCTGGCCGATTCGCAATACCTGGAGGCCTTCGGCAACACGCTGATCCTGGGGCTGGCCGTCACCACCTGCACCGTGCTGGTGGGCGTGCCGTTTGCCTACATGGTGGCGCGCTACGACTTCCCGCTGAAGAACCTGGTGGCCATCCTGCCGGTGCTGACCATCGTGATCCCCGAGATCATCGTAGGCCAGTCCTGGCTGCTGATCCTGGGCAACAACGGCATCCTGACCAACCTGCTGGGCGACGCGGGAATCTCGCTGCCTTCGTTCTATGGCTGGACGGGCATGCTCTTCTCCATGACGCTGGTCTACTACACCTACATCTACCTGGGCGTGCTGGCCGCGCTGCGCGGCTTCGACGGCCAACTCGAGGAAGCGGGCCTGAGCCTGGGCACGCCCCCCTTCCTGACCAAGCTGCGCGTGCTGGTGCCGGTGCTGCTGCCGGCGGTGCTGGTCAACGCGCTGGTGGTGTTCACATTGGTGGTGGGCAACTTCGCGCTGGCGATGCTGCTGGGCAGCCGCGTACCGCTCCTGTCCGTCATGACCTACAACACCTTCGTCAGCGAAATGGGCGGCAGTCCCACGCTGCAGAGCGCGATGTCGGTGGTGTCGATCGCCATCGTCGCCATCGTCCTGTTCTTCCAGAAGCGCGTGGTGGAACGCAAGGTCTACACCATGACCCAGGGCCGCGCCCCGGCCGCCGTGCGCGTACGCTCGTGGACGGCGCTGCTCTATACCAGCGGCGTGGGCCTGGTGATCCTGATCTCCATGCTGCCGCTCATCGTGGTCTTCATCGCGGCCTTCACCAAGACCAGCGGGCCGGTCATGCAATGGGGGCAATGGTCCCTCGCCAGCATGCAGCGCGCCCTGCACGGCGCGCCCGAGCCCATCCTGAATTCGCTGAAGTTCGCGTCGCTGGCCACCGTGCTGGGCGTGGCCTTCGCCGTGCTCGTGAGCTACCTGACGATCAAGAAGCGCAGTTCCTTCACGCAGGTGCTGGACTACATCGTGGTGCTGCCGCTGACCATATCCGGCACGGTGCTGGGGATTGCGCTGGTGCAGACCTTCAACACCGGCTGGCTGGTGCTGGCCGGCACGTCGGGGATCATGGTGCTGTGCTACACCGTGCGCCGCCTGCCCTTTGCGGTGCGCAACGCCTCCTCGGTGCTGTTCAACATTCCCGATTCGATCGAGGAAGCCTCGATCAGCCTGGGCGTGTCTCCGCTCATGACGTTCTTCAAGGTGATCCTGCCCGCCATGAAGGCGTCGATCATCTCGGCCGCCATCCTCATGTGGCTTACCACGATCTCCGAACTGTCGGCTTCCATCGTGGCCTACAGCGGCGGCCTGGAAACCATGCCCATCGCCATCTTCCGACAGGTCGACGGCGGCAGGCTGGGTATGGCGTCCGCCTATGGCGCGGCCCTGGTCACGGTGATCGTGCTGCCCATCATCGTGTCCGTCAAGGCATTCCGCATCAAGCTGTTCTCCGGCAAATAA
- a CDS encoding ABC transporter ATP-binding protein, which yields MDSNNSIVVKGLGKRVADAGGTLSILEGIDFTVAAGSAVAITGSSGSGKSTLLGLLAGLDVPSMGSVHLAGQDLFALDEDGRARLRANHVGFVFQSFQLLPNLTALENVMLPLELAGQSARDASQAMLERVGLGARLHHYPRTLSGGEQQRVSLARAFVVQPDLLFADEPTGSLDAATGVTVIDLMFDLHREHGTTLVLVTHDPQLAARCGRQLVLAAGRMVQGD from the coding sequence ATGGATAGCAATAATTCGATCGTGGTGAAAGGGCTGGGCAAGCGGGTGGCCGATGCCGGCGGGACGCTGTCCATCCTGGAAGGTATTGATTTTACGGTCGCGGCGGGCAGCGCCGTCGCCATCACGGGCAGTTCGGGCTCGGGCAAGTCCACCTTGCTGGGACTGCTGGCCGGGCTGGATGTTCCCAGCATGGGCAGCGTACACCTTGCGGGGCAGGACCTGTTCGCGCTGGACGAGGACGGCCGCGCGCGCCTGCGGGCCAATCACGTGGGGTTCGTATTCCAGTCGTTTCAGCTGCTGCCCAACCTGACGGCGCTGGAAAACGTGATGCTGCCTTTGGAGCTGGCGGGGCAATCCGCCCGCGACGCGTCGCAGGCCATGCTGGAGCGCGTGGGACTGGGTGCCCGCCTGCATCACTATCCCCGCACCCTGTCGGGCGGGGAGCAGCAGCGCGTATCGCTGGCGCGCGCCTTCGTGGTGCAGCCGGACCTGCTGTTCGCCGATGAACCCACCGGCAGCCTGGATGCCGCCACGGGCGTGACGGTCATCGACCTGATGTTCGATCTGCACCGCGAACACGGCACCACCCTGGTGCTGGTGACCCATGATCCGCAACTGGCCGCCCGTTGCGGGCGGCAATTGGTACTGGCTGCGGGCCGGATGGTCCAGGGCGACTGA
- the serB gene encoding phosphoserine phosphatase SerB, which translates to MFASSTVPGLSWRGITPPLALSDYKVIAFDMDSTLISIETLDEMADLMGKKAEVAALTEAAMRGEIVDYKQSLRDRVALLAGMPEAALDEVYEQRLRINPGAEALIAACKAAGLTCLLVTGGFTCFTDRLRLRLGLDDVRANVLEVTQGRLTGRLLPQGWGDICDGNEKRRKLLEVCASLGVGPERAIAVGDGANDLPMMRAAGLSVGYRAKPAVRQEAMVAIDEGGLDRLLELMRRN; encoded by the coding sequence ATGTTTGCATCCTCGACGGTTCCGGGCCTGAGCTGGCGCGGCATCACGCCGCCGCTGGCATTGTCCGACTACAAAGTCATCGCCTTCGACATGGACTCCACCCTGATCTCGATCGAGACGCTGGACGAGATGGCGGACCTGATGGGCAAGAAGGCGGAAGTCGCGGCGCTGACCGAGGCCGCCATGCGCGGCGAAATCGTCGACTACAAGCAGAGCTTGCGGGATCGCGTGGCGCTGCTGGCCGGCATGCCGGAGGCAGCGCTCGACGAAGTCTATGAGCAGCGCCTGCGGATCAACCCGGGCGCCGAGGCGTTGATCGCGGCGTGCAAGGCGGCGGGTCTGACCTGCCTGCTGGTCACGGGTGGCTTTACGTGCTTCACGGACCGCCTGCGCTTGCGGCTGGGGCTGGACGACGTGCGCGCCAACGTGCTGGAAGTGACGCAAGGCCGGCTCACGGGCCGCCTGCTGCCACAAGGCTGGGGAGACATCTGCGATGGCAACGAAAAGCGCCGCAAGCTGCTGGAAGTGTGCGCGTCGCTCGGCGTGGGGCCGGAGCGCGCCATCGCGGTGGGCGATGGCGCGAACGACTTGCCGATGATGCGCGCCGCCGGGCTGTCGGTGGGCTACCGGGCCAAGCCGGCGGTCAGGCAGGAGGCCATGGTGGCGATAGACGAGGGCGGCCTGGACCGGCTGCTGGAGTTGATGCGGCGCAATTGA
- a CDS encoding SurA N-terminal domain-containing protein: protein MFEFIRSHRRWMQLILLLLIVPSFFLVGIQGYDSFMRQEPELATVAGQPISRAEFDQAHRNQLEQFRQRMGAQFDPAVIDTPALREGLLNQLINQRLLANVAVDNRFSVSDETLRNTIAAIPEVQDNGRFSPERYRQVLAAQGLSPTSFEAGLRRDLAVARVLEPVGQSARAPAEVVSALETALTQTRTVQLRNYAAADYRSQVSVSPADIQAWYDANKQQLQIPEQVQVQYLVLDEAAATQGIQVKDEDLASYYEQNKSRFGDPERRRASHILIELAPGASEDVRKAARAKAEDLAKQAAADPSKFAELAGKSSQDAGSAAKGGDLGWLAPGAQPGALDKAIFGLAQGQVSGVVESPFGLHIVKVTEIHPAAIKPLAEVKDQITGEVRKQLAAERFSEMASQLNKQVYDQRDSLQPAADTVGLKLRTASGVTREGLLPAANAGPGSAADSPDAALLDNPRVRQVLFSPDVLREKQNSGVIELSPDTMLAVRVAAVEPAHVPPLDKVSDSIRAKLLDERSAEAAKKAGEAALAADKANPAAQPEGFAPAVTVSRQDPKDLPRPVLDAVMRLPSTPLPAYAGVQSGVDYTLVRLEKVEAGKIEAADRERLAQQLSGAWGQAENEAMIRMLREEYKVKVLPGAAEVIRGEQPQAAG from the coding sequence ATGTTCGAATTTATTCGCAGCCATCGGCGCTGGATGCAGCTCATCCTGCTGCTTCTGATTGTGCCGTCCTTCTTCCTGGTCGGGATTCAAGGCTATGACAGCTTCATGCGTCAGGAGCCCGAGTTGGCTACGGTCGCTGGCCAGCCGATTTCACGCGCCGAGTTTGACCAGGCGCACCGCAACCAGCTTGAGCAGTTCCGTCAGCGCATGGGCGCGCAGTTCGACCCGGCCGTGATCGACACGCCCGCGTTGCGTGAAGGCCTGCTGAACCAGCTCATCAACCAGCGCCTCCTGGCCAACGTTGCCGTCGACAACCGTTTCTCGGTGTCCGACGAGACGCTGCGCAACACCATCGCCGCCATCCCGGAAGTCCAGGACAACGGCCGCTTCTCGCCGGAACGCTATCGCCAGGTGCTGGCTGCCCAGGGCTTGTCGCCCACCTCGTTCGAGGCCGGCCTGCGCCGCGATCTGGCGGTGGCCCGGGTGCTCGAGCCCGTCGGCCAGTCGGCCCGCGCGCCCGCCGAAGTCGTGTCCGCCCTGGAAACGGCGTTGACGCAAACGCGCACCGTGCAGCTGCGCAATTACGCCGCTGCGGATTACCGCTCGCAAGTCAGCGTCTCCCCGGCCGACATCCAGGCCTGGTACGACGCCAACAAGCAGCAATTGCAGATTCCGGAACAGGTCCAGGTCCAGTACCTGGTGCTGGACGAAGCCGCCGCCACGCAGGGCATCCAGGTCAAGGACGAGGACCTGGCTTCCTATTACGAGCAGAACAAGAGCCGCTTCGGTGATCCCGAACGCCGCCGCGCCAGCCACATCCTGATCGAACTGGCGCCTGGCGCGTCGGAAGACGTCCGCAAGGCCGCGCGCGCCAAGGCCGAGGATCTGGCCAAGCAGGCCGCCGCCGATCCCTCCAAGTTTGCCGAACTGGCAGGCAAGAGCTCGCAGGACGCAGGCTCGGCCGCCAAGGGCGGCGACCTGGGCTGGCTGGCTCCGGGCGCTCAGCCCGGCGCGCTGGACAAGGCCATCTTCGGCCTGGCCCAGGGCCAGGTGTCCGGCGTGGTCGAAAGCCCGTTCGGCCTGCACATCGTCAAGGTCACCGAGATCCATCCCGCGGCCATCAAGCCCCTGGCCGAGGTCAAGGACCAGATCACCGGCGAAGTCCGCAAGCAACTCGCAGCCGAGCGTTTCTCGGAAATGGCCAGCCAGCTGAACAAGCAGGTCTATGACCAGCGCGACAGCCTGCAGCCGGCCGCCGACACTGTCGGCCTGAAGCTGCGCACCGCGTCCGGCGTGACCCGCGAGGGCCTGCTGCCCGCCGCCAATGCCGGCCCGGGTTCGGCCGCCGACAGCCCGGACGCCGCGCTGCTGGACAATCCGCGCGTGCGCCAGGTGCTGTTCTCGCCCGACGTGCTGCGTGAAAAGCAGAACTCAGGCGTGATCGAACTGTCGCCGGACACGATGCTGGCCGTGCGCGTCGCCGCGGTTGAGCCCGCTCACGTGCCGCCGCTGGACAAGGTCAGCGACTCGATCCGCGCCAAGCTGCTGGACGAGCGTTCGGCCGAAGCCGCCAAGAAGGCCGGCGAAGCCGCCCTGGCAGCCGACAAGGCCAATCCCGCCGCCCAACCCGAGGGCTTTGCCCCCGCCGTGACGGTGTCGCGCCAGGATCCCAAGGACCTGCCGCGTCCGGTGCTGGACGCCGTGATGCGTCTGCCGTCGACCCCGCTGCCGGCCTATGCCGGCGTGCAGTCGGGCGTGGACTACACCTTGGTGCGCCTGGAGAAGGTCGAGGCCGGCAAGATCGAAGCCGCCGACCGCGAGCGCCTGGCGCAGCAGTTGTCGGGCGCCTGGGGCCAGGCCGAAAACGAAGCCATGATCCGTATGCTGCGCGAAGAGTACAAGGTCAAGGTGCTGCCCGGCGCCGCCGAGGTCATCCGCGGCGAACAGCCGCAGGCCGCCGGCTAA
- a CDS encoding LysR substrate-binding domain-containing protein: MAGHSLPPLKALRVFEAAARLRSFTAAADELSITHSAVSQQIRILEEYVGQPLFAREARGVALLPCAQAYFPEVQASLERIAAATAKLKSPAYGGALRVCATPSLTMKWLIPRLSAFQALHPGIDVQLSTQGRPFLDRGGDVGSDVLIRHGYMAQSDLACVHCLDDFHVPVASPRFIERNRLSAPADCLGHPLLKISGGMDHWPRWFALAKVDVPAQLPGPVFDHQFLCMQAAMNDLGIALAPWCLLEDDIRADRLRPLFSLPHLPNAGIHALYRQDGPAAASAQLFIQWLCTQRHHPPHPA; this comes from the coding sequence ATGGCGGGGCACAGCCTGCCGCCGCTGAAGGCCTTGCGGGTGTTCGAGGCGGCGGCGCGTTTGCGCAGTTTCACCGCGGCCGCCGACGAACTGAGCATCACGCACAGCGCGGTCAGCCAGCAGATCCGCATTCTTGAAGAGTATGTGGGCCAGCCCCTGTTCGCCCGCGAGGCGCGCGGCGTGGCGCTGCTGCCTTGCGCCCAGGCCTATTTCCCGGAGGTCCAGGCCAGCCTCGAACGCATCGCGGCGGCCACGGCCAAGCTCAAATCGCCCGCGTATGGCGGCGCGCTGCGCGTGTGCGCCACGCCGTCCCTGACCATGAAATGGCTGATCCCGCGCCTGTCGGCGTTCCAGGCCCTGCATCCCGGCATTGATGTGCAGCTGAGCACGCAGGGCCGGCCGTTCCTGGACCGGGGAGGCGACGTCGGCAGCGACGTCCTGATCCGGCATGGCTACATGGCGCAATCCGACCTGGCCTGCGTGCATTGCCTGGATGATTTCCACGTGCCGGTCGCATCCCCGCGCTTCATCGAGCGCAACCGCCTGTCCGCGCCCGCCGACTGCCTGGGGCATCCGCTCCTGAAGATATCGGGTGGCATGGACCATTGGCCACGCTGGTTCGCGCTGGCCAAGGTGGACGTGCCCGCGCAACTGCCCGGTCCGGTCTTCGACCACCAGTTCCTGTGCATGCAGGCGGCGATGAACGATCTTGGAATCGCGCTGGCGCCCTGGTGCCTGCTGGAAGACGACATCCGAGCCGACCGGTTGCGCCCGCTTTTCTCCCTGCCTCATCTGCCCAACGCCGGCATCCATGCGCTGTACCGGCAGGATGGGCCGGCGGCGGCGTCGGCGCAGCTGTTCATCCAATGGCTGTGCACGCAAAGACACCATCCTCCTCATCCCGCATAG
- the fabV gene encoding enoyl-ACP reductase FabV, with protein sequence MIIKPRVRGFICVTTHPVGCEANVKNQIDYVKAQGPIAGGPKRVLVLGASTGYGLAARISAAFACGSQTLGVFFERPGDAGKAGTPGWYNSAAFHKFAEAEGLYARSINGDAFSDEIKEKTIAAIKQDMGQVDQVIYSLAAPRRTHPKTGEVFNSTLKPVGHAVNLRGLDTDREVIKESVLEPATQAEIDATVAVMGGEDWQMWIDALLAAGVLAEGATTTAFTYLGEKITHDIYWNGSIGAAKKDLDQKVLDIRAKLAARGGDARVSVLKAVVTQASSAIPMMPLYLSLLFKTMKEDGTHEGCIEQVYGLYRDSLCGAEPILDQEGRLRADYKELDPGVQSRVQALWGQVTSDNIYQMTDFAGYKQDFLRLFGFEIDGVDYEADVNPVVEIRGLI encoded by the coding sequence ATGATCATCAAGCCCCGTGTGCGCGGCTTTATCTGCGTCACCACCCATCCCGTCGGCTGTGAAGCCAACGTCAAGAACCAGATCGACTACGTGAAGGCGCAAGGACCGATAGCCGGGGGCCCGAAGCGCGTGCTGGTGCTTGGCGCGTCGACCGGATATGGGCTTGCCGCCCGCATCAGCGCGGCGTTCGCCTGTGGCTCGCAGACGCTGGGCGTCTTCTTCGAGCGTCCCGGCGATGCCGGCAAGGCCGGCACGCCCGGCTGGTACAACAGCGCGGCCTTCCACAAGTTCGCGGAGGCCGAAGGCCTCTACGCCAGGAGCATCAACGGCGACGCCTTCTCCGACGAGATCAAGGAGAAAACCATTGCCGCGATCAAGCAGGACATGGGTCAGGTCGACCAGGTCATCTACAGCCTGGCCGCGCCGCGCCGCACCCATCCAAAGACCGGGGAAGTCTTCAACTCGACGCTCAAGCCCGTCGGCCACGCCGTGAACCTGCGCGGCCTGGACACCGACCGCGAAGTGATCAAGGAATCCGTGCTGGAGCCCGCCACGCAGGCCGAGATAGACGCCACCGTCGCGGTGATGGGCGGCGAGGACTGGCAGATGTGGATCGACGCCCTGCTTGCGGCCGGCGTGCTGGCGGAAGGCGCCACCACCACGGCCTTCACCTATCTGGGTGAAAAGATCACCCACGACATCTATTGGAACGGCTCCATCGGCGCCGCCAAGAAAGACCTGGACCAGAAGGTGCTGGACATCCGCGCCAAGCTGGCCGCGCGCGGCGGCGACGCCCGGGTGTCGGTGCTCAAGGCGGTGGTGACGCAGGCCAGTTCAGCCATCCCCATGATGCCGCTTTACCTGTCGCTGCTGTTCAAGACCATGAAGGAAGACGGCACGCACGAAGGCTGCATCGAGCAGGTGTACGGCCTGTACCGGGACAGCCTGTGCGGCGCGGAACCGATCCTGGACCAGGAAGGACGCCTGCGCGCGGACTACAAGGAACTGGATCCGGGCGTGCAGTCGCGCGTGCAGGCGCTGTGGGGCCAGGTCACCAGCGACAACATCTACCAGATGACCGACTTCGCCGGCTACAAGCAGGATTTCCTGCGGCTGTTCGGATTCGAGATCGATGGCGTGGACTACGAGGCCGACGTCAATCCCGTCGTGGAAATCCGCGGCCTGATCTGA
- a CDS encoding ABC transporter ATP-binding protein: MASITVDGIVKTFGGQQVLRNLSLHIPDGAFYTLLGPSGCGKTTLLRCIAGFHAPDGGRLLFDQDDVTHVSAHRRDIGMVFQDYALFPDKTAFDNVAYGLRARGVARAEITRRANEALDKVGLLPLADRYPAQMSGGQRQRVALARALVIRPRVLLMDEPLSNLDAKMRLQMRDVILDLVREAGITTVFVTHDQEEALAMSDRIAIMDHGNIAQLGTPEELYGTPVNAYVADFIGSANVIPVPARSGLAGAPDGHVRYELCGLGFDGMQGSAGLDAQGVLIARPEELALMAPAPYVPNTLPGKVLRRQYLGFKTAYRIALDNGSEIRVELHAGNMVAQFQPGEAVQVLIPADSRVVNA; encoded by the coding sequence ATGGCATCGATCACGGTAGACGGCATCGTCAAGACCTTCGGCGGGCAGCAGGTGCTGCGCAATCTTTCCCTGCACATTCCCGACGGGGCGTTCTATACGCTGCTGGGCCCCAGCGGTTGCGGCAAGACCACCTTGCTGCGCTGTATTGCGGGTTTCCATGCCCCCGACGGCGGACGCCTGCTGTTCGACCAGGACGACGTGACCCATGTGTCCGCGCACCGCCGGGACATCGGCATGGTGTTTCAGGACTACGCGCTGTTTCCGGACAAGACCGCCTTCGACAACGTGGCCTACGGACTGCGCGCCCGCGGCGTGGCGCGCGCCGAGATCACGCGGCGCGCCAACGAGGCGCTGGACAAGGTGGGGCTTCTGCCCCTGGCCGACCGCTACCCCGCGCAGATGAGCGGCGGCCAGCGCCAGCGCGTTGCGCTGGCGCGCGCGCTGGTCATCCGCCCCCGCGTGCTGCTGATGGACGAGCCGCTGTCCAACCTGGATGCGAAGATGCGCCTGCAGATGCGCGACGTGATCCTGGACCTGGTGCGTGAGGCCGGCATCACCACCGTGTTCGTCACGCACGACCAGGAAGAAGCCCTGGCGATGTCCGACCGCATCGCCATCATGGACCACGGCAACATCGCCCAGCTGGGCACGCCCGAAGAGCTTTACGGCACGCCCGTCAACGCCTACGTCGCGGATTTCATCGGTTCGGCCAATGTGATTCCGGTGCCGGCCCGCAGCGGGCTGGCCGGCGCGCCCGACGGGCATGTTCGCTATGAACTCTGCGGCCTGGGATTCGACGGCATGCAGGGCAGCGCGGGGCTGGATGCCCAGGGCGTGCTGATCGCGCGCCCGGAGGAACTGGCCTTGATGGCGCCGGCCCCGTATGTGCCCAACACCCTGCCCGGCAAGGTTCTGCGCCGCCAGTACCTGGGCTTCAAGACCGCGTACCGCATCGCGCTGGACAACGGCTCGGAGATCCGCGTGGAACTGCACGCCGGCAATATGGTCGCGCAGTTCCAGCCGGGCGAAGCCGTGCAGGTGCTGATTCCCGCCGACAGCCGCGTCGTCAACGCCTGA